In Gasterosteus aculeatus chromosome 15, fGasAcu3.hap1.1, whole genome shotgun sequence, a single genomic region encodes these proteins:
- the crip2 gene encoding cysteine-rich protein 2, which yields MSSKCPKCDKTVYFAEKVSSLGKDWHKLCLKCDRCNKLLNAGGHAEHDGRPYCHKPCYAALFGPKGVNIGGAGSYVYDAPANNNASPTSVDSVPKAEEKRVFAPKAAPKAAGGITTFSGEANLCPRCNKKVYFAEKVTSLGKDWHRPCLRCERCSKTLTPGSHAEHDSQPYCHKPCYAVLFGPKGVNTGGVGSYIYEKEPSAVTQP from the exons ctgaaaaggtgtcaTCGCTGGGGAAGGACTGGCACAAGCTGTGTCTGAAGTGCGACCGCTGCAACAAGCTCCTGAACGCCGGAGGCCACGCTGAG CACGATGGACGACCCTACTGCCACAAACCGTGCTATGCTGCCCTCTTTGGGCCGAAAG GCGTGAACATCGGTGGCGCCGGCTCTTACGTGTACGACGCTCCAGCCAACAACAACGCGTCTCCCACCAGTGTGGATTCGGTccccaaagcggaggagaagcgagTGTTTGCACCAAAGGCCGCCCCGAAGG CTGCTGGCGGCATCACCACCTTCTCCGGAGAGGCCAACTTGTGTCCCCGATGCAACAAGAAGGTGTATTTTG CTGAGAAGGTGACCTCACTTGGTAAAGACTGGCATCGACCGTGTCTGCGCTGTGAGAGGTGCAGCAAGACTCTGACTCCTGGCAGCCACGCAGAG CACGACAGCCAGCCCTACTGCCACAAGCCGTGCTACGCGGTCCTCTTCGGGCCCAAAG GCGTGAACACTGGTGGTGTTGGCAGCTACATCTATGAAAAGGAGCCCAGTGCAGTGACCCAGCCTTGA